One genomic region from Stackebrandtia nassauensis DSM 44728 encodes:
- a CDS encoding alpha/beta fold hydrolase produces the protein MTNSNSKKSPWTGFVTVDDTALAVTDTGGDAPAVVYLNGAYSSQPAWRRVIAELGSGWRHITYDERARGKSRRSHDYSFEGTIRDLDAVLEARSVQRPLLVCWSFGAATAVHWAARNPSRVRGVVLVDGGFPHDWIDDAAKERTRQQFRKMRWALPLLAPFGMAARMSADQHAEINIEINEVFGALGAQYDQVTCPVRFVVATGASMGGTAEEMATMRASLDPVLARRPNIRVGATVPSNHVTVLRKDYRAVAEVVRETAAAAAKRNE, from the coding sequence ATGACGAATTCAAACAGCAAGAAATCGCCCTGGACCGGCTTCGTGACAGTCGACGACACCGCGCTGGCCGTCACCGACACCGGCGGCGACGCGCCCGCCGTGGTCTACCTGAACGGCGCCTACAGCAGCCAGCCCGCCTGGCGCCGCGTGATCGCCGAACTCGGCTCCGGCTGGCGCCACATCACCTACGACGAACGGGCCCGGGGCAAGTCCCGGCGCTCGCACGACTACTCCTTCGAGGGCACCATCCGGGACCTGGACGCGGTCCTCGAAGCCCGGAGCGTCCAGCGGCCGCTGCTGGTGTGCTGGTCGTTCGGCGCGGCCACGGCGGTGCACTGGGCCGCCCGCAACCCGTCCCGGGTCCGGGGAGTGGTCCTGGTCGACGGCGGCTTCCCGCACGACTGGATCGACGACGCCGCGAAGGAACGGACCCGGCAGCAGTTCCGCAAGATGCGGTGGGCGCTGCCGCTGCTGGCCCCGTTCGGCATGGCCGCGCGGATGAGCGCCGACCAGCACGCCGAGATCAACATCGAGATCAACGAGGTCTTCGGAGCCCTTGGGGCCCAATACGACCAGGTCACCTGTCCGGTCCGGTTCGTCGTCGCCACCGGCGCGAGCATGGGCGGCACCGCCGAGGAGATGGCCACGATGCGCGCCAGCCTCGACCCGGTCCTGGCCCGGCGACCCAACATCCGCGTCGGCGCGACGGTGCCCAGCAACCACGTCACCGTGCTGCGCAAGGACTATCGTGCGGTAGCGGAGGTGGTTCGCGAGACGGCGGCCGCCGCGGCGAAGCGAAACGAGTAA
- a CDS encoding ABC transporter ATP-binding protein has product MKPSLKLPVWFEAPAEPIRVAPIHVDASTTPRRLALRTIMAARRYTVPGALLTIGHQLGEALVPVIMGLAIDRALATGDVGQLLLWVALLGVNFAMLSYSYRFGSRVSYLGMQAIQHHLRTRVTDRLLAPRNGDKATLPGASLSIATSDVLRLSTLVAIGVYPVGMFAGVIFCAVVLLTISWPLGLAVLIGTPLLLFLLDKADGPLRRRTEKQQELAADAAGNAADLITGYRVIKGIGAETEAAQRYLRSSQEALDATLRAKTAQGFYTGSTNLVTGLFIAALAVAAGIFALNKQLSIGQLITVVGLTQFIMSPLQGLAGIVAAFWPPGLASAGRILPVLRDSTAEGSDEADELATTVAKPETGLEFAAVTAGALRDFSLRVEPEEFVGVAAEGETARVLTELLSLRREPESGELTFDGEPLATADPEAMRRRILAAPHSADLFDGTIRDNVALAGADRVEAALDASGCREFIDVLPDGLDTVVGEGGTRLSGGQRQRVALARALARPVPLLVLHDPTTAVDSVTEAGIAERLAKVRDGLATLVITSSPALLAACDRVVRLDEAADASPHPQENP; this is encoded by the coding sequence ATGAAGCCCTCCCTGAAGCTCCCCGTGTGGTTCGAAGCGCCCGCCGAACCGATCCGCGTCGCCCCGATCCACGTCGACGCGTCGACCACCCCGCGCCGACTCGCCTTGCGCACCATCATGGCCGCGCGCCGCTACACCGTCCCCGGAGCGCTGTTGACCATCGGGCACCAGCTCGGCGAGGCACTGGTGCCGGTCATCATGGGTCTGGCCATCGACCGGGCTCTGGCCACAGGGGACGTCGGCCAGCTGCTGCTGTGGGTGGCGCTTCTGGGCGTGAACTTCGCGATGCTGTCCTACAGCTACCGGTTCGGGTCCCGGGTCTCCTACCTCGGCATGCAGGCGATCCAGCACCACCTGCGCACCCGGGTCACCGACCGGCTGCTGGCGCCGCGCAACGGCGACAAGGCCACCCTGCCGGGGGCGTCGCTGTCCATCGCGACCTCCGACGTGCTGCGGCTGTCCACACTGGTGGCCATCGGTGTCTACCCGGTCGGGATGTTCGCGGGCGTGATCTTCTGCGCGGTGGTGCTGCTGACGATCTCGTGGCCGCTCGGCCTGGCCGTCCTCATCGGCACCCCGCTGCTGCTGTTCCTGCTGGACAAGGCGGACGGGCCGCTGCGCCGCCGTACCGAGAAGCAGCAGGAGCTGGCCGCCGACGCCGCCGGCAACGCCGCCGATCTCATCACCGGGTACCGGGTCATCAAGGGCATCGGGGCCGAAACCGAAGCCGCGCAACGGTATCTGCGCAGCAGCCAGGAGGCGCTGGACGCGACGCTGCGCGCCAAGACCGCCCAGGGCTTCTACACCGGCTCCACCAACCTGGTCACCGGCCTGTTCATCGCGGCGCTGGCCGTGGCGGCCGGGATCTTCGCCCTCAACAAGCAGCTCAGCATCGGCCAGCTCATCACCGTCGTCGGCCTCACCCAGTTCATCATGAGCCCGTTGCAGGGCCTGGCCGGAATCGTGGCCGCGTTCTGGCCGCCCGGCCTGGCCTCGGCGGGCCGGATCCTGCCGGTACTGCGAGACTCCACAGCGGAGGGTTCCGACGAGGCCGACGAGCTCGCGACCACCGTCGCGAAGCCGGAGACCGGTCTGGAGTTCGCCGCGGTGACGGCGGGAGCGTTGCGGGACTTCAGCCTGCGGGTCGAGCCGGAGGAGTTCGTCGGCGTCGCCGCCGAGGGCGAGACCGCCCGGGTCCTGACCGAACTGCTGTCGCTGCGCCGCGAACCCGAATCCGGGGAGCTGACCTTCGACGGCGAGCCGCTGGCGACCGCCGATCCCGAGGCGATGCGGCGCCGGATCCTGGCGGCCCCGCACTCGGCCGACCTGTTCGACGGCACCATCCGCGACAACGTCGCGCTGGCGGGAGCCGACCGGGTCGAGGCGGCCCTGGACGCGTCCGGCTGCCGCGAGTTCATCGACGTCCTGCCCGACGGCCTCGACACCGTCGTCGGCGAGGGCGGCACCCGGTTGTCGGGCGGCCAACGACAGCGCGTCGCGCTGGCCCGGGCACTGGCGCGACCCGTGCCGCTGCTGGTGCTGCACGACCCGACCACCGCCGTGGACTCGGTGACCGAGGCCGGAATCGCCGAACGGCTCGCGAAAGTCCGCGATGGACTGGCGACGCTCGTCATCACCTCGTCCCCGGCACTGCTGGCCGCGTGCGACCGCGTCGTGCGGCTCGACGAGGCGGCCGACGCCAGCCCCCACCCCCAGGAGAACCCGTGA
- the murQ gene encoding N-acetylmuramic acid 6-phosphate etherase: MTESEALVQQLRGLSTEGSDPRFATIDQMSSRELAAVMNTTDAEVPRAIAGQLDAIAAAIDAVVERMARGGRLRYVGAGTAGRMAVVDASECPPTYSTPPELIQAVLAGGGAAMTNSVEGAEDDADAGAAAMAAHDIGPDDVVVGVTASGRTPFVIGALTEAGRRGALTVGLSCNGDAELSKVVEHGLEVVVGNEVVAGSTRLKAGTAQKLVLNMISTITMVRLGHTHGNYMVDMRVLNEKLAARAARMVAEITGADLTTAAETLGRAGNHIKSAIVMIEHDVDADTARERLAAAGGRLSKALANKG, from the coding sequence GTGACCGAGAGTGAAGCACTCGTCCAGCAGTTGAGGGGCCTGTCCACCGAGGGCTCCGACCCGCGTTTCGCCACCATTGACCAGATGTCGTCGCGGGAACTGGCCGCGGTCATGAACACCACCGACGCCGAGGTGCCCCGGGCCATCGCCGGGCAGCTGGACGCCATCGCCGCCGCCATCGACGCCGTGGTCGAGCGGATGGCCCGCGGCGGACGGCTGCGCTACGTCGGCGCGGGCACCGCGGGCCGGATGGCCGTGGTCGACGCCTCCGAATGCCCGCCCACCTACTCCACCCCGCCCGAGCTCATCCAGGCCGTCCTGGCCGGTGGCGGCGCGGCCATGACCAACTCCGTCGAGGGCGCCGAGGACGACGCCGACGCCGGGGCCGCCGCGATGGCCGCCCACGACATCGGGCCCGACGACGTGGTCGTCGGCGTCACCGCCAGCGGCCGCACCCCGTTCGTCATCGGCGCGCTCACCGAGGCCGGACGCCGGGGCGCTCTGACCGTCGGGCTGAGCTGCAACGGCGACGCCGAACTGTCCAAGGTGGTCGAACACGGCCTGGAAGTGGTCGTGGGCAACGAGGTCGTGGCCGGATCCACCCGCCTCAAGGCGGGCACGGCGCAGAAACTCGTCCTCAACATGATCTCCACCATCACCATGGTCCGATTGGGACACACCCACGGCAACTACATGGTCGACATGCGCGTCCTCAACGAGAAGCTCGCCGCCCGGGCCGCCCGCATGGTCGCCGAGATCACCGGCGCCGACCTGACCACGGCCGCCGAAACCCTGGGGCGGGCCGGAAACCACATCAAGTCCGCGATCGTCATGATCGAGCACGACGTGGACGCCGACACCGCCCGCGAACGGCTGGCCGCCGCTGGCGGACGACTGAGCAAGGCGCTGGCGAACAAGGGTTGA
- a CDS encoding MerR family DNA-binding transcriptional regulator, protein MRSGLTIGQAAAYADVTVKAVRHYHRLGLVDEAERDSSGYRRYGSRQLLQLVRVRTLARAGIPLAQIPAMLDAGPQRFAEAIDEIDRRLAQQIAELKDRRKTLHRLESGDRALLPDRACALLERLRELDFDADTVDTYRESLILARALFPSGFDTYLARFEEAIAEPAYVDVIKRIWDAGNWEPDDPRIVGLADAAADFLLNHPTLTSLPSDLEGSDGATRYGLINHHDGQEQPPTYERLTALIEKRLRAAGVDIPRQ, encoded by the coding sequence ATGCGCAGCGGGCTCACCATCGGACAGGCGGCGGCCTACGCCGACGTCACCGTCAAAGCGGTGCGGCACTACCACCGGCTCGGCCTCGTCGACGAGGCCGAGCGGGACAGCTCCGGCTACCGCCGCTACGGCTCCCGGCAACTGCTGCAACTGGTGCGGGTCCGGACGCTGGCCCGCGCGGGCATCCCGCTGGCCCAGATCCCGGCGATGCTCGACGCGGGCCCGCAGCGGTTCGCCGAAGCCATCGACGAGATCGACCGGCGGCTGGCCCAGCAGATCGCCGAGCTCAAGGACCGGCGCAAGACCCTGCACCGGCTCGAGAGCGGCGACCGGGCACTGTTGCCCGACCGGGCCTGCGCGCTCCTGGAACGGCTGCGCGAACTGGATTTCGACGCGGACACCGTCGACACCTACCGGGAGAGCCTGATCCTGGCCAGGGCGCTGTTTCCGTCCGGTTTCGACACGTACCTGGCTAGGTTCGAGGAGGCCATCGCCGAACCCGCGTACGTCGATGTGATCAAACGGATCTGGGACGCCGGGAACTGGGAGCCCGACGATCCGCGGATCGTCGGGCTGGCCGACGCCGCCGCCGACTTCCTGCTCAACCACCCCACGCTGACCAGCCTGCCCAGCGACCTGGAGGGCAGCGACGGCGCCACCCGGTACGGGCTGATCAACCACCACGACGGCCAGGAGCAGCCGCCGACCTACGAGCGGTTGACCGCGCTGATCGAGAAGCGGCTGCGGGCGGCCGGAGTCGACATCCCGCGGCAATGA
- a CDS encoding ricin-type beta-trefoil lectin domain protein produces the protein MSRNRSRLTAAATALALTALTLTTSIAPASAAANRPDIKPLPENLESIRAAEAQKLYGSPDIKPVEERKSSLITMGDSEISGEGVGNYDPNTHRDGNWCDRSYDQAIFRTGIASDVQYNVACSGGASPHLIQGSGETQWDELNQGDNLAIKARNTKIKLVWIAIGANDSGGIEFGPVATECATNRILFKGPCYPNHTDNWAARVEVSEDGVEKSIDAIRKTMTEAGYLDSDYEFVVMSYPSPGGPDVEDNPNFPGWYKGGCLLYLADAAFARNKAVPLFEDGIRDAATAKGVRYLNAGKLFEGHGVCEDNTWARGVYVEVGELPSEHAFRQSLHPNARGHGAFAQCITQFFDNPDWQNATCVDPASTGNATLYNGLFEFKDVKNSDSGLCVDAKGYDSRDGTPLQAYGCHGGRNQGYYYDQSLGSLHVELSHDRCVDFGNGAVGAKLTLRNCDGGTDQKFVIDDQGVHPKGDTSRCAAFASGGSGANLVIANCGGSGSKLKLSTRDYANPVGYGHDDFIGSRVY, from the coding sequence ATGTCCCGCAATCGAAGCCGACTTACCGCGGCGGCCACGGCACTGGCCCTGACCGCCCTGACCCTGACCACGAGCATCGCCCCGGCGTCGGCCGCCGCGAACCGCCCCGACATCAAACCCCTCCCGGAGAACCTCGAGTCCATCCGAGCCGCGGAAGCCCAGAAGCTCTACGGCAGCCCCGACATCAAGCCCGTCGAAGAACGCAAATCCTCGCTGATCACCATGGGGGACAGCGAGATCTCCGGCGAAGGCGTCGGCAACTACGACCCCAACACCCACCGGGACGGCAACTGGTGTGACCGTTCCTACGACCAGGCGATCTTCCGTACCGGGATCGCCAGTGATGTTCAATACAATGTGGCCTGTTCCGGCGGCGCCAGTCCGCACCTGATCCAGGGTTCGGGCGAGACGCAGTGGGACGAGCTGAACCAGGGCGACAACCTGGCCATCAAGGCCCGCAACACCAAGATCAAGCTGGTGTGGATCGCCATCGGCGCCAACGACTCCGGTGGCATCGAGTTCGGACCGGTCGCCACCGAGTGCGCCACCAACCGGATCCTGTTCAAGGGCCCGTGCTACCCCAACCACACCGACAACTGGGCGGCCCGCGTCGAGGTCTCCGAGGACGGTGTCGAGAAGTCCATCGACGCGATCCGCAAGACCATGACCGAGGCCGGATACCTGGACTCGGACTACGAGTTCGTGGTCATGTCCTACCCGAGCCCCGGTGGCCCGGACGTGGAGGACAACCCGAACTTCCCCGGTTGGTACAAGGGCGGCTGCCTGCTGTACCTGGCCGACGCGGCCTTCGCCCGCAACAAGGCGGTGCCGTTGTTCGAGGACGGCATCCGCGACGCCGCCACCGCCAAGGGCGTCCGGTACCTGAACGCGGGCAAGCTCTTCGAAGGCCACGGCGTCTGCGAGGACAACACCTGGGCGCGCGGCGTCTACGTGGAGGTCGGCGAGCTGCCCTCCGAACACGCCTTCCGGCAGTCGCTGCATCCCAACGCCCGCGGGCACGGCGCCTTCGCACAGTGCATCACCCAGTTCTTCGACAACCCGGACTGGCAGAACGCGACCTGTGTGGACCCGGCCAGCACCGGCAACGCCACCCTCTACAACGGTCTGTTCGAGTTCAAGGACGTCAAGAACTCCGACAGCGGCCTGTGTGTCGACGCCAAGGGCTACGACTCCCGGGACGGGACGCCGTTGCAGGCCTACGGCTGTCACGGCGGCCGCAACCAGGGCTACTACTACGACCAGAGCCTCGGCTCGCTGCACGTCGAACTGTCGCACGACCGCTGCGTCGACTTCGGCAACGGCGCCGTGGGCGCCAAGCTGACGCTGCGCAACTGCGACGGCGGCACCGACCAGAAGTTCGTGATCGACGACCAGGGTGTCCACCCCAAGGGTGACACCAGCCGGTGCGCGGCCTTCGCCTCGGGCGGCAGCGGCGCGAACCTGGTGATCGCGAACTGTGGCGGCAGCGGCTCCAAGCTCAAGCTGTCCACACGCGACTACGCCAATCCCGTCGGCTACGGCCACGACGACTTCATCGGGTCGCGCGTCTACTGA
- the pdhA gene encoding pyruvate dehydrogenase (acetyl-transferring) E1 component subunit alpha, translated as MVNGDQTRSGPKAKSPARRKKTPVGDPDMVQLLTPDGKRVSHPDYAVDLTDEEYRGLYRDMVIVRRLDSEGTALQRQGQLGIWASLLGQEAAQIGSGRALAAQDMVFPTYREHGVLWTKGIDPIMPFGLFRGVDLGGWDSRKYKFQMYTIVIGAQTLHATGYAMGITMDGKVGTDDGEAVIAYFGDGASSQGDVNESLVFSSVYNSPIVFFCQNNQYAISEPVFRQAKAPLFKRADGFGFPGVRVDGNDVLATYAVTKTAMDNARSGNGPTFIEAFTYRMGAHTTTDDPTRYRDSVEVDQWKAKDPISRMRTFLEAEKLADADWLAGVDAEADEHALSLRERVISMPDPDPDSMFQHVFREGSPLVDSERAAFADYHASFEGSEH; from the coding sequence ATGGTCAACGGCGACCAAACCCGTAGTGGTCCCAAAGCCAAATCGCCCGCGCGGCGAAAGAAGACACCGGTCGGCGACCCCGACATGGTGCAGCTGTTGACGCCCGACGGAAAGCGGGTGTCGCACCCGGACTACGCCGTCGATCTGACGGACGAGGAGTATCGCGGACTCTACCGCGACATGGTGATCGTCCGCAGGCTCGACTCCGAGGGAACCGCCCTGCAACGGCAGGGCCAGCTGGGCATCTGGGCCAGCCTGCTCGGCCAGGAGGCCGCCCAGATCGGCTCCGGACGCGCGCTCGCGGCGCAGGACATGGTGTTCCCGACCTATCGCGAGCACGGCGTCCTGTGGACCAAGGGCATCGACCCGATCATGCCGTTCGGGCTGTTTCGGGGCGTCGACCTCGGCGGCTGGGACTCGCGCAAGTACAAGTTCCAGATGTACACGATCGTCATCGGCGCCCAGACCCTGCACGCCACCGGCTACGCCATGGGCATCACCATGGACGGCAAGGTGGGCACCGACGACGGCGAGGCCGTCATCGCCTACTTCGGGGACGGCGCCTCCAGCCAGGGAGACGTCAACGAGTCGCTGGTGTTCTCCAGCGTCTACAACTCACCGATCGTGTTCTTCTGCCAGAACAACCAGTACGCGATCTCCGAGCCGGTCTTCCGGCAGGCCAAGGCCCCACTGTTCAAACGCGCCGACGGCTTCGGCTTCCCCGGCGTACGCGTGGACGGCAACGACGTGCTGGCCACCTACGCGGTCACCAAGACCGCCATGGACAACGCCCGCTCCGGCAACGGCCCCACCTTCATCGAGGCGTTCACTTACCGGATGGGCGCCCACACCACCACCGACGACCCGACCCGCTACCGCGACTCGGTCGAGGTCGACCAGTGGAAGGCCAAGGACCCGATCTCGCGGATGCGCACCTTCCTGGAGGCCGAGAAGCTCGCCGACGCCGACTGGCTGGCCGGTGTCGACGCCGAGGCCGACGAGCACGCCCTGAGTCTGCGCGAGCGGGTCATCTCGATGCCCGACCCGGACCCGGACTCGATGTTCCAGCACGTATTCCGGGAGGGCTCGCCGCTGGTCGACAGCGAGCGCGCCGCATTCGCCGACTACCACGCGTCCTTCGAGGGGAGTGAGCACTGA
- a CDS encoding ABC transporter ATP-binding protein — translation MTRLPIATPRQTRAEFARAMRGRWWTLTWVIAALVIAAAAGLATPAALGGIVDAISTGQGAQRVWLLGGAIAAGAVVAALFAGLGTIGAARLFETLLAWLRERMVERALSLPQPTVEEAGTGDLVSRASDDVSRVSDALPKVIPALSQSLFTIALTFVGVGILDWRYALALLVVVPVHVWTVRWYLRTAPSIYAAERATMAERAQHLLASLRGLDTVRAFGLRDAHSRRIAAASWEAVRWAMRTRIVQNRFFGRLNFAEYLGMTAILLVGFVLVGNELSTIGGATAAMLMFLRLFDPINSLLIVVDDLQAATASLNRIVGVIQIPATSDAKPAAVPTESGPVLTAEGVTFRYPTGDEVLHGLDVTVAPAERVALVGTSGAGKTTLAALVAGVHEQRTGTIRHRRPPKSRRARQVTLVTQEVHVFHGTVRENLTLASPGADDETVREALRQVGATELVAALPDGLDTVVGAHGHALSHVDAQHLALARLVLADPVLAVLDEATAEAGSATSARLERAADQAVEGRAAIIVAHRLNQAAGADRVLVMEEGRFIEEGPHEELAAAGGRYARLWEAWSRRRG, via the coding sequence GTGACCCGCCTGCCGATAGCCACCCCGCGCCAGACCCGCGCCGAGTTCGCGCGCGCCATGCGCGGCCGCTGGTGGACCCTCACCTGGGTGATCGCGGCGCTCGTCATCGCCGCCGCCGCGGGGCTGGCGACCCCGGCCGCGCTGGGCGGCATCGTGGACGCCATCTCCACCGGCCAAGGGGCGCAGCGGGTGTGGCTGCTGGGCGGTGCCATCGCCGCCGGTGCCGTCGTGGCCGCGCTGTTCGCCGGACTGGGCACCATCGGCGCCGCCCGGTTGTTCGAGACGCTGCTGGCCTGGCTGCGGGAACGCATGGTGGAACGCGCCCTGTCGCTGCCGCAACCCACAGTGGAGGAAGCTGGCACCGGCGACCTGGTGTCGCGCGCCAGCGACGACGTCTCCCGGGTCAGCGACGCGCTGCCCAAGGTCATCCCGGCGCTGAGCCAGTCGCTGTTCACGATCGCGTTGACCTTTGTGGGCGTCGGCATCCTCGACTGGCGTTACGCCCTGGCGCTGCTGGTGGTCGTGCCCGTGCACGTGTGGACGGTGCGCTGGTACCTGCGCACCGCGCCGTCGATCTACGCCGCCGAACGCGCCACCATGGCCGAACGCGCCCAGCACCTGCTGGCCTCGCTGCGGGGCCTGGACACGGTGCGGGCCTTCGGTTTGCGCGACGCGCACAGCCGACGCATCGCGGCGGCCTCGTGGGAGGCGGTGCGCTGGGCGATGCGCACCCGGATCGTCCAGAACCGGTTCTTCGGGCGGCTCAACTTCGCCGAGTACCTCGGCATGACCGCGATCCTGCTGGTGGGCTTCGTCCTGGTGGGCAACGAACTGAGCACCATCGGCGGGGCCACCGCCGCGATGCTGATGTTCCTGCGGCTGTTCGACCCGATCAACAGCCTGTTGATCGTGGTGGACGACCTCCAGGCCGCGACGGCCTCGCTCAACCGCATCGTCGGCGTGATCCAGATACCGGCCACCAGCGACGCGAAGCCGGCGGCGGTGCCGACCGAATCCGGTCCGGTGCTGACCGCCGAGGGCGTCACGTTCCGGTACCCGACCGGCGACGAGGTGCTGCACGGCCTCGACGTGACCGTGGCCCCGGCCGAGCGGGTGGCCCTGGTGGGCACCTCGGGAGCGGGCAAGACCACGCTGGCGGCGCTGGTCGCGGGCGTCCACGAGCAGCGCACCGGAACGATCCGGCACCGGCGTCCGCCGAAGTCGCGGCGGGCCCGCCAGGTCACCCTGGTGACCCAGGAGGTGCACGTGTTCCACGGGACCGTGCGCGAGAACCTCACCCTGGCCAGCCCGGGAGCCGACGACGAGACGGTACGGGAGGCACTGCGCCAGGTGGGCGCGACCGAGCTGGTGGCGGCGCTGCCGGACGGGCTCGACACCGTCGTGGGAGCCCACGGCCACGCGCTGTCCCATGTGGACGCGCAGCATCTGGCGCTGGCCCGGCTCGTGTTGGCCGACCCCGTACTGGCGGTCCTGGACGAGGCCACCGCCGAAGCCGGAAGCGCGACCTCGGCCCGGCTCGAACGGGCGGCGGACCAGGCGGTCGAGGGACGGGCGGCCATCATCGTGGCGCACCGGCTCAACCAGGCCGCCGGAGCCGACCGGGTGCTGGTGATGGAGGAGGGCCGCTTCATCGAGGAGGGCCCACACGAGGAGCTCGCCGCCGCCGGTGGCCGCTACGCGCGGCTGTGGGAGGCCTGGAGCCGCCGCCGAGGCTGA